The Podarcis muralis chromosome 10, rPodMur119.hap1.1, whole genome shotgun sequence genome includes a region encoding these proteins:
- the LOC144324879 gene encoding uncharacterized protein LOC144324879 isoform X2: MGGEASRKRHLEFSPEAAHASDEEQRMWGSGVDPIAENPAPALDWSQEDEQQPRWRGTSLGNGEGLLQQNGTWTNPGRGNSSTMNNPANVSVDEPVQKLAERKEGQRDLPFDGFNEVLIATCTDNEDRHYFQPRRDRDTVYMLKVAESAEKTIQQGLRELFGVLKILVNVPIIFTVELVHFLNKSIFQVLVVDLLTTMGDQMLEPFLVALFNSILQPLLKFLLNVLCSIRNLSYPLLDILKGICLQVALVLRAFRLVEINHHQNKLLDEKV; encoded by the exons ATGGGGGGAGAGGCGAGCAGGAAGAGGCATTTAGAATTCAGTCCGGAAGCTGCGCATGCATCGGATGAGGAGCAAAGGATGTGGGGGAGTGGAGTTGACCCCATAGCAGAAAACCCAGCACCTGCTCTCGATTGGAG CCAGGAAGATGAGCAGCAGCCACGGTGGAGAGGAACCAGCCTGGGGAATGGAGAAGGCCTCCTGCAGCAGAATGG CACATGGACAAATCCTGGTCGAGGTAACTCCTCCACGATGAACAACCCTGCTAACGTCAGTGTGGACGAACCCGTACAAAAATTAGCTGAGAGAAAGGAGGGCCAAAGGGATCTTCCATTTGATGGCTTCAATGAAGTTTTGATAG CCACATGTACAGACAATGAAGATCGACATTATTTCCAGCCTAGAAGAGATCGTGATACAGTCTACATGCTGAAGGTGGCTGAAAG TGCTGAGAAGACGATTCAGCAAGGCTTGAGAGAATTATTTGGTGTCCTGAAGATCCTCGTTAATGTACCCATCATTTTCACAGTAGAGTTGGTCCATTTTCTCAACAAATCCATATTCCAG GTGTTGGTGGTTGACCTCTTAACTACAATGGGAGACCAAATGCTGGAACCCTTCCTCGTTGCTTTGTTCAACAGCATCCTGCAGCCCCTGCTGAAATTCCTCCTGAATGTCCTCTGCAGTATCCGTAACCTCAGCTACCCTTTATTGGACATCCTGAAGGGCATCTGTTTGCAGGTTGCTCTGGTGCTGCGAGCTTTCCGGTTGGTAGAAATCAACCACCATCAAAATAAGTTGCTTGATGAAAAGGTCTAG
- the LOC144324879 gene encoding uncharacterized protein LOC144324879 isoform X1, whose protein sequence is MGGEASRKRHLEFSPEAAHASDEEQRMWGSGVDPIAENPAPALDWSQEDEQQPRWRGTSLGNGEGLLQQNGTWTNPGRGNSSTMNNPANVSVDEPVQKLAERKEGQRDLPFDGFNEVLIGEPPPVVTKSVAAQTEERFEWSSLDGWLRPRTQDGMQSLSKGTQTEATCTDNEDRHYFQPRRDRDTVYMLKVAESAEKTIQQGLRELFGVLKILVNVPIIFTVELVHFLNKSIFQVLVVDLLTTMGDQMLEPFLVALFNSILQPLLKFLLNVLCSIRNLSYPLLDILKGICLQVALVLRAFRLVEINHHQNKLLDEKV, encoded by the exons ATGGGGGGAGAGGCGAGCAGGAAGAGGCATTTAGAATTCAGTCCGGAAGCTGCGCATGCATCGGATGAGGAGCAAAGGATGTGGGGGAGTGGAGTTGACCCCATAGCAGAAAACCCAGCACCTGCTCTCGATTGGAG CCAGGAAGATGAGCAGCAGCCACGGTGGAGAGGAACCAGCCTGGGGAATGGAGAAGGCCTCCTGCAGCAGAATGG CACATGGACAAATCCTGGTCGAGGTAACTCCTCCACGATGAACAACCCTGCTAACGTCAGTGTGGACGAACCCGTACAAAAATTAGCTGAGAGAAAGGAGGGCCAAAGGGATCTTCCATTTGATGGCTTCAATGAAGTTTTGATAG GAGAGCCCCCACCTGTGGTGACCAAGTCGGTGGCAGCCCAGACGGAAGAGAGATTTGAGTGGAGCAGCCTGGATGGTTGGCTTAGACCCAGAACTCAAGATGGGATGCAGTCCCTCAGCAAAGGCACCCAGACAGAAG CCACATGTACAGACAATGAAGATCGACATTATTTCCAGCCTAGAAGAGATCGTGATACAGTCTACATGCTGAAGGTGGCTGAAAG TGCTGAGAAGACGATTCAGCAAGGCTTGAGAGAATTATTTGGTGTCCTGAAGATCCTCGTTAATGTACCCATCATTTTCACAGTAGAGTTGGTCCATTTTCTCAACAAATCCATATTCCAG GTGTTGGTGGTTGACCTCTTAACTACAATGGGAGACCAAATGCTGGAACCCTTCCTCGTTGCTTTGTTCAACAGCATCCTGCAGCCCCTGCTGAAATTCCTCCTGAATGTCCTCTGCAGTATCCGTAACCTCAGCTACCCTTTATTGGACATCCTGAAGGGCATCTGTTTGCAGGTTGCTCTGGTGCTGCGAGCTTTCCGGTTGGTAGAAATCAACCACCATCAAAATAAGTTGCTTGATGAAAAGGTCTAG